The genomic interval CGAGCACCGCCACGCTCCCGCCGGGCGCGAACTCCTGGTCGGTGCCGTCGGTGCCGTCGGTGCCGTCGACGGCCCGCACGGTGCCGAGGCTCCTGACCGCGCCCCGGAGGGCCACCGCCGTTTCTGTCCCCTGTGTCATGCCGACCACGCTACGAATCCGCCCCGCCCGCCCGGCAGATGCGCTTGTACGGAATCCGGCAGGACAAATGTCACGGGTGCCGGAGCCCCGGAACCGGCCCACCTGACACACCGTCAGGAGCCTTCACAAGTGCGTTGTGCTCGGCTATACAGAGGGCGCCGGACTGGAACGCGTTCTAGATCGGCCCGCGACGACCTCGGTGCGGCCGACGGTGCGGACGGCCGTACCGAGGTCTTGACCGAGCCCCTGTCAGGAGCCGTATGCCCATCGACGCAGCCAAGGCCCTCGCCGCCGAACCCCGGACCGGTGAGATCTCCTGGAACTCCAAGGACGTCCAGCTCTACCACCTCGGCATCGGGGCGGGCTCGCATCCCGACAAACCCAGCCCCGCCACCGACCCCGACGAACTGCGCTACACCCTCGAGTCCCGGCTGCACGTCCTGCCGAGCTTCGCCACGGTCGCGGGCTCGGGATCGCCGGGAGTGATCAGCGGCCTGTCCATGCCCGGCATCGAGGTCGATCTCGCCAAGGTCCTGCACGGCGGCCAGTCACTGGTCATCCACCGCCCCCTTCCCGCCCAGGGCACCGCGACCGCCGCCCACCGCATCGCCGCCGTGTACGACAAGGGCAAGGCGGCCGTCCTGGTCATGCGGACCGAAGTCGCGGACGCCGAGGGCCCGTTGTGGACCAATGACGCTCAGATCTTCGTCCGCGGAGAGGGCGGCTGGGGCGGCGACCGGGGCCCCTCCGCCCGCCTCGAACCCCCCACGGGCGAGCCAGACCGGACCGTGGAGCGC from Streptomyces sp. CC0208 carries:
- a CDS encoding MaoC/PaaZ C-terminal domain-containing protein, producing the protein MPIDAAKALAAEPRTGEISWNSKDVQLYHLGIGAGSHPDKPSPATDPDELRYTLESRLHVLPSFATVAGSGSPGVISGLSMPGIEVDLAKVLHGGQSLVIHRPLPAQGTATAAHRIAAVYDKGKAAVLVMRTEVADAEGPLWTNDAQIFVRGEGGWGGDRGPSARLEPPTGEPDRTVERPIREDQALLYRLSGDWNPLHADPEFAKVAGFERPILHGLCTYGMTLKAVVDTLLGGDVTRVRSYVTRFAGVVYPGETLRIRMWHTPQSTRVAVSAVERDDAPVLADTVVEHS